The nucleotide sequence GCCCATAAGACTTTGCCGGCCATGACGATGGGGTCTTTTTTACATATCCAAGGCGATTTGGTAAACAGAGAAAAAATCAAGAAATATTTGCGGATGCTGCAGTCGAGCAGCCCGTCTTACCTTATTATGGCTTCGCTTGATGATGCACGCGCCTTTGTCGAAACCTATTCACAGCCGGATACTCGGTATTTTAAAGACAAGCGGAAACAATTTATCAGAGGGCTGAAAAGCATTCCGAGACTGGAAGTCTTTGAATCGGACGACCCCCTGAAGCTGATGCTCCGGGTGGAAGGCTATAATGGCTTCCAACTGAAGGAGCAACTGGAGAAAGCCGGAATCCATGCGGAATTGGCTGATCCTTATCAGGTGCTGCTGATTTTGCCTTTGCTAAAACAAATTCATGCCTATCCTTTTGCGGAAGTGCGAAAACGCGTGAAGGAAGCGGTAAGGGCACTGGATCAGTATCCGGGAGATGCGCTTGCGGTAAAGATGCCGATTCAGCAGACCATCAGTGTCCCTGACATTTCCTTCGCGCAAATGGACACGGAGACCCGTGAATGGATTTCTTATACAGCGGCGGTTGGGCGAATTTCTGCCGGCATGGTCGTCCCTTACCCGCCAGGCATTCCGTTGATTGTTCCAGGGGAAAAATGGACCCTTGAAAAGCTTGAAGGACTCGCCGATTATTTGGCAACCGGAGCGCAGATTCAAGGAGAACACCGACTGGAAGAAAAATTAATCTGTGTACTGCCTGAGATAAAAAGGCAATAAATGCTGAGAATTGGGTATGGTAAAAGTATACGAAATTTTACAGGGCGGGATGTGGAGAATATGATGGACCAGGAAAAGTACGCCATTGTGGATATTGGATCGAATACAATGAGGCTCGTGATTTACTCGCGTGATAAAAGCGGCAGGCTGACAGAAAGCGAAAACGTCAAAGCGGTCGCGCGCTTGCGCAATTATTTATCGGAAAGTGGAAAGCTGGAGCCGGAAGGAATGGATGTTTTAATACATACTCTTCAAGGCTTTCAGGAAGTGACGAGGCACCATAACCTCAATGAAGTCAGATGTGTGGCGACAGCTGCTATCCGGCAAGCCAATAACCAGGAAGAGATTTTGGAGCGGGTGGAAAAGGAAACCGACTTTTCGATGCGGATTTTATCCGAATTCGAAGAAGCGAACTATGGTTTTTTGGCGGTCGTCAACTCCACGCCATTTGAAAGCGGGATCACAGTGGATATTGGGGGAGGCAGTACGGAAATCACGTATTTCCAGAACCGAAAGTTGATTTATTTCTATAGTTTTCCGTTCGGGGCCTTGTCGTTAAAACAGCAATTCGTCAAAAATGATGTGCCGACTGCACAGGAGCTAAAGGCCCTTCGGAAGTTTCTGAAAGAGCAGTTCAGCATTTTGCCTTGGCTGAAGAACAAGAAACTGCCTTTGATCGGCATTGGGGGAAGTGCGCGGAACCTGGCTCAAATCCATCAGGAACACATCGGCTATCCGGTAGCCGGCATCCATCAGTACATGATGTCCGAAAGCAATGTGAAAAGCGTCCATAGCCTGCTGTTAGACATGGACTTCTCAGAAATTCAGCGAGTGGAAGGACTGACCAAGGACCGGGCGGATATTATCATTCCAGCCATCGAGGTGTTTGTCCACTTGATGGATTATATCGATACGGATACATTTGCCTTAAGCAGAAAAGGCTTGCGTGACGGCGTATTTTATGAAGAGATGATCAAAGATTTCGAGCTTTCCATTTTTCCGAATGTGCTGGAAGAAAGTTTCTATGAGCTGGCCAGCGATTTTGACATCAATCTGACCCATGCCACCCATGTCACTGCGAATGCTACGATGATTTTCAGGGAACTGGAGAAATGCGGGGTCTTTTCTTTAGAGCCGAATGATGCGAAATATATCCGCCTGGGGAGCGCCTTATACAACCTGGGCTCTTACATCGATGCAGAAGCGAGCCATCAGCATACGTTTTATTTATTGGCAAACCGCACCATTGACGGCTTGCTCCATAAAGACCGGATGACGGTGGCGCTGATTGCCTCCTTTAAAAACCGGGAAGTGTTTAAACGCAATGCAGCGATGTATGAGGATTGGTTTACAAAAGACGAACTGGCCAAATACAGTTTGTTTGGCGCTATTGTAAAACTGGCCTACAGTTTGAATGCAACCAAGCGGGACATTATCAAGGATATTCAAATCGAAGCATTGGCCAATCAGGAACTGGTGTTTAAAATTTTGTGCGACAGTGATTGGAAACCGGAGCAATACCAAGCGGAAAAACAAAAGAAGCATCTGGAAAAACAGCTGAAGAAGTCCATTCAATTTCAATTTATGAAGAATTAATTGTCTTTCATTTTTCCTAAAAGAATGAGAAGGCAAGAATCTGACATGAAAAGGTGGTGGAACATGTGCCGAACGTAAAGAAAACCGCCGTTAACCTGGATAACCCTTCTTATTACAACAATAGAGAACTCAGCTGGCTGGCATTTAACGAAAGAGTATTAAGGGAATCTTTGGATGAGCGCAATCCTTTGCTGGAGCGCTTTAAGTTTTTGTCGATTTTCAGTTCGAACTTGGATGAATTTTTTATGGTGCGGGTGGCAGGCCTCCAGGACCAAGTCAAAGTGGGGTTTGCCCGGCCAGAGAACAAGGCGGGAATGACACCGCGGCAGCAGTTGAAGGAAATCGGCAATAAAACGCATGAGTTGGTGGATTTGCAGTACAAAACTTTGCGCGATGTGCTGCTTCCGCAAATGAAGCAGCACGGCGTCCGGATCCATAAAATGGATGAGTTGACCGAACGGGAGCTCAAGGAAATTGAAGCGTATTTCGATGAACTGATTTTCCCGGTGCTGACGCCACTGGCGATTGATGCCTATAGGCCATTTCCGATGCTGCTGAACCGCAGCATTAACTTGGCCGTTTTGCTGGAGGACCGGGATAAAGAAGCGGCTTCTCCGTTCAAAACAGCGATTGTCCAAATGCCGGCCGTACTGGACCGCTTTGTTTACTTGGATGATAAGGCGGGCAAAGAACGTTTTGTTTTGCTGGAAGACGTTATCCGGCGCTTTATCGGCAAATTGTTCCAAGGGTTTAAAGTGGTGTCGGCATCTATTTTCCGAATTACGCGCAATGCCGATATGACCATTCATGAAGAAGGCGCCCGCGACTTGCTGAAAGAAATTGAAGAAGAGCTGAGGAAGCGCAAATGGGGGGCCGCAGTGCGCCTGGAAGTGCAAAAAGAAGGTATTGACCCTAATATGCTTACGTATTTAACCGAAGCGCTTGAAATCAATAAAAAAGACGTTTATGAAGTGGAAGGTCCAATCGATTTGACCTTGTTTTTCAACTTCTATAAAAAAATGGAGAAAACCCATAAAAAGCTCGTCTATGAAAAAAGAATTTCCCAGCCGCCCCGCGACTTGGCTTCCGGTGAAGATATTTTTGACCAAGTGGCTGAACAGGATATCTTTTTGCACCATCCTTATGAATCGTTCGGACCTGTCGTGGAGTTTATGTCAAAAGCTGCTGACGACCCGGATGTTCTGGCAATCAAACAGACGCTGTACCGGGTGAGCGGTGATTCGCCCATTATCAAAGCTTTGAAAAGAGCAGCTGAAAACGGGAAACAAGTCACTGTGCTGGTGGAATTGAAAGCCCGATTTGACGAAGAAAATAATGTGCAGTGGGCAAAAGAATTGGAGCAGGCTGGGTGCCACGTCATTTATGGCATTACGCATTTGAAAACCCACAGCAAAATTACGCTCGTTGTACGCAAGAAAAACGGACATATTGCCCGTTTCGTACATTTGGGGACCGGCAACTACAATGATCAAACTGCAAAAATCTACACCGATATGAGCCTTTTCACTTCCGACCGGGAATTCGGTGTGGATGCGACGAACTTCTTCAATTATTTGAGCGGCTATACGGAAAAACCGGCATTCCATCATTTGTCCGTGGCGCCTTTCAGTATCCGCAAAGATTTTTTGGAGATGATTGAAGCGGAAATCAAGCACCACCAAAAATCCAATAATGGCCGCATCATTGCAAAGATGAACTCGCTTACGGACAAAGCGATCATTAAGAAGTTGTACGAAGCTTCGATCGAAGGGGTGCGCGTAGATTTGATTGTAAGAGGCATTTGCTGCTTGCGTCCCGGCATCAAAGGAATCAGCGAACACATACGGGTCCGGAGCATTGTCGGGAGGTTGCTCGAACACAGCCGGGTCTATTATTTCTACCATAACGGGGAAGAAAAGACGTTTTTGTCTTCAGCCGATATGATGACGCGGAATATGGAAAATCGGATTGAAATTCTCTTTCCGGTTCACAGCCGCCGGATTAAAAAACAAGTGAAGCATGTGCTGGAAATGGCTTTAAAGGACAATGTCAAAGCGCGTGAACAAGATGCATCCGGACACTACCATTACGTGAAAAGAAAAGACGGCGACAAGGAAATCAACAGCCAGCTGCAATTATACAATGAAGCGTATCAAGTGGCAGAAGACGAGGAATGAGCCTGATTGAAGCTTTTTGATCAGGCTTTATTTGCCTGTAAATGCTCAGCTTCCTGTATAGTGGAAGAATAACAACATCAAGAAAACGGGTGAAACGAATGGGTTATTTAATTACGCTGGAAGGCGGAGAAGGTGCAGGGAAATCGAGCATTTTAACACGTTTGGCTTCTGCGCTGGAACAACAGGGACATACAGTGGTTTGCACAAGGGAACCGGGCGGCATCGAAATCGCGGAACAAATCCGGAAAGTGATTCTCGACCGGGAGAATGTCCAAATGGATCCACGGACAGAAGCTTTATTGTATGCAGCCGCCAGAAGGCAGCATTTAGTGGAACGCATCATTCCGGCTATGGAAGCGGGAAAAGTCGTACTATGCGATCGGTACATAGACAGCAGTTTGGCATATCAGGGTCACGCAAGAGGCCTTGGCATAGAAGAGATTTACGCTATCAATAAATTTGCCATCGATGAATATATGCCGGATTTAACGCTTTATTTTGATGTAGAGCCGGCCGTCGGGCTTGCCCGCATCGAAAAAGACACCGGCCGTGAAGTGAACCGGCTGGATGTGGAATCGTTGAAATTCCATGAAGCGGTGCGCGAAGGCTATCAGCTGCTTGTTCAGCAGGATCCGGAGCGGATCAAGGTCATAGACGCTGGAAACAGCTTGGATCAGGTATTGGCGGATGCCCTCTATCGTGTCATGGAATTTGTCGGAACAGACGAAAAATCGGGGAATCGCTGACAGCGGCGGACCGGATTCGATTGGGCATTGGAAGGGACGGCCCCAGGAAAGATATGCGGCGCCCACCTTTCTTCATGGTATACTTATATAGAAGGAATACGAAAAAGGAGTGAGTGCTGATGAAACTCGTTGTTGCAGTCGTGCAAGATCAAGACAGTAATCGTTTGTCCAATGCGTTAACCAAAAATGATTTCCGGGCTACTAAACTTGCCAGTACTGGAGGGTTCTTGCGCTCAGGGAATACCACTTTTTTGATTGGGGTTGAAGATGGCCTTGTGCCGAATCTAATGGATTTAATCCGGGACAACTGCCGTTCGCGTGAACAAATGGTTGCACCTGTTTCGCCGATGGGCGGAAATGCAGATTCATATATTCCATATCCAGTTGAAGTGGAAGTAGGCGGCGCGACAATCTTTGTCTTGCCAATTGAGCAATTCCATCATTTTTAAGTGTTCCTAAAAACGCTTGATGCGTGAAGCAATAAAGAGAAACTTCAACCGGTGGGGATTTTTCATTCCTCGCCGGTTGGCAGTTGATCCAAATGAACGTTTATGGACAGTTCGTCTCCGTTATATAGGGATAAATAATAGAGGAATCCCGTGCTCCGTCTGGAACACGGGATTTTTTACAAAGGCTGAATGAAGGTGAAAGTGTGCAAAAGACCATCGAAGAATTCCAGGAAATGCAGCCGGTCGTCATGAAAAGGCTCCAAGGCGCATATGCAAAAGATCGATTGGCCCACGCTTATTTGTTTGAAGGGCCGGCAGGGTCAGGCGTAACGGAAGTGACGCACTTTTTTGTAAAATTGCTGCTTTGTGAAAATCCGGCAGAAAATGTTCCATGTGAAACATGCCGAAGCTGCCAGCTTTACAATTCAGGAAACCATCCGAGCATCGTATTCATTGAGCCGGATGGCCAAAACATCAAAATCGATCAAATACGTGAATTGATTTTCAATATGAATAAAACGGGTTTTAGTACAGGCCGTAAAATATATGTGATTCAAGATGCAGACCGTATGAACAACGCCTCTGCCAATGCATTGCTGAAGTTTTTAGAAGAACCGGAAATGAACGTCACGGCGATTTTGCTGACGGAGCGCTTGAATGCCATCATGACAACGATTCGTTCGCGCTGCCAGCTGGTGTCATTTCAGCCGCTGTCACGGCCGAAAATGATGGAACGGCTAATCGGCGGCGGCATGACGGCATCACTCGCCGCGACGGTCAGCATGCTGACGCAAAACTTGGACGAGGCAAAAGAGCTGGCTGCGGATGAAGCTTTCATTCAACAGCGCAAAGTTGTGTTAAAATTAGTGGAAGCTGTAAACAGCAATGTCCATGAAGCTCTTTTGTTGCTGCAATCGGACTGGCTTCCGGTATTTAAAGAAAAAGAAGATACCGAAAGAGGGCTCGACATGTTATTATTTGCATATCGGGACATCGCTTCGGT is from Planococcus liqunii and encodes:
- a CDS encoding cyclic-di-AMP receptor, with protein sequence MKLVVAVVQDQDSNRLSNALTKNDFRATKLASTGGFLRSGNTTFLIGVEDGLVPNLMDLIRDNCRSREQMVAPVSPMGGNADSYIPYPVEVEVGGATIFVLPIEQFHHF
- a CDS encoding aminotransferase class I/II-fold pyridoxal phosphate-dependent enzyme, translating into MTHRRPLIDALTAFQQQQPISFHVPGHKNGELSALPPEVRSALPYDLTEVTGLDDLHYPEEAIQEAQQLLAEAYGADQSFFLVNGSTVGNLAMVYAACQEGDTVIVQRNAHKSIFHALELAKARPVYVAPEWDEESMTAAGVAFADITAAVTAHPEAAAVILTYPNYYGMATAGLKEIITFCQSQGMAVLVDEAHGAHFQIGDPYPASALAYGADVVVQSAHKTLPAMTMGSFLHIQGDLVNREKIKKYLRMLQSSSPSYLIMASLDDARAFVETYSQPDTRYFKDKRKQFIRGLKSIPRLEVFESDDPLKLMLRVEGYNGFQLKEQLEKAGIHAELADPYQVLLILPLLKQIHAYPFAEVRKRVKEAVRALDQYPGDALAVKMPIQQTISVPDISFAQMDTETREWISYTAAVGRISAGMVVPYPPGIPLIVPGEKWTLEKLEGLADYLATGAQIQGEHRLEEKLICVLPEIKRQ
- a CDS encoding RNA degradosome polyphosphate kinase → MPNVKKTAVNLDNPSYYNNRELSWLAFNERVLRESLDERNPLLERFKFLSIFSSNLDEFFMVRVAGLQDQVKVGFARPENKAGMTPRQQLKEIGNKTHELVDLQYKTLRDVLLPQMKQHGVRIHKMDELTERELKEIEAYFDELIFPVLTPLAIDAYRPFPMLLNRSINLAVLLEDRDKEAASPFKTAIVQMPAVLDRFVYLDDKAGKERFVLLEDVIRRFIGKLFQGFKVVSASIFRITRNADMTIHEEGARDLLKEIEEELRKRKWGAAVRLEVQKEGIDPNMLTYLTEALEINKKDVYEVEGPIDLTLFFNFYKKMEKTHKKLVYEKRISQPPRDLASGEDIFDQVAEQDIFLHHPYESFGPVVEFMSKAADDPDVLAIKQTLYRVSGDSPIIKALKRAAENGKQVTVLVELKARFDEENNVQWAKELEQAGCHVIYGITHLKTHSKITLVVRKKNGHIARFVHLGTGNYNDQTAKIYTDMSLFTSDREFGVDATNFFNYLSGYTEKPAFHHLSVAPFSIRKDFLEMIEAEIKHHQKSNNGRIIAKMNSLTDKAIIKKLYEASIEGVRVDLIVRGICCLRPGIKGISEHIRVRSIVGRLLEHSRVYYFYHNGEEKTFLSSADMMTRNMENRIEILFPVHSRRIKKQVKHVLEMALKDNVKAREQDASGHYHYVKRKDGDKEINSQLQLYNEAYQVAEDEE
- the holB gene encoding DNA polymerase III subunit delta' — its product is MQKTIEEFQEMQPVVMKRLQGAYAKDRLAHAYLFEGPAGSGVTEVTHFFVKLLLCENPAENVPCETCRSCQLYNSGNHPSIVFIEPDGQNIKIDQIRELIFNMNKTGFSTGRKIYVIQDADRMNNASANALLKFLEEPEMNVTAILLTERLNAIMTTIRSRCQLVSFQPLSRPKMMERLIGGGMTASLAATVSMLTQNLDEAKELAADEAFIQQRKVVLKLVEAVNSNVHEALLLLQSDWLPVFKEKEDTERGLDMLLFAYRDIASVKAGLETARTYPDMDELWKQMALQRSYPVLSKQLQAVLQAKQQLPRNMNRTLLMEQLMLNLQEG
- the ppx gene encoding exopolyphosphatase, whose translation is MDQEKYAIVDIGSNTMRLVIYSRDKSGRLTESENVKAVARLRNYLSESGKLEPEGMDVLIHTLQGFQEVTRHHNLNEVRCVATAAIRQANNQEEILERVEKETDFSMRILSEFEEANYGFLAVVNSTPFESGITVDIGGGSTEITYFQNRKLIYFYSFPFGALSLKQQFVKNDVPTAQELKALRKFLKEQFSILPWLKNKKLPLIGIGGSARNLAQIHQEHIGYPVAGIHQYMMSESNVKSVHSLLLDMDFSEIQRVEGLTKDRADIIIPAIEVFVHLMDYIDTDTFALSRKGLRDGVFYEEMIKDFELSIFPNVLEESFYELASDFDINLTHATHVTANATMIFRELEKCGVFSLEPNDAKYIRLGSALYNLGSYIDAEASHQHTFYLLANRTIDGLLHKDRMTVALIASFKNREVFKRNAAMYEDWFTKDELAKYSLFGAIVKLAYSLNATKRDIIKDIQIEALANQELVFKILCDSDWKPEQYQAEKQKKHLEKQLKKSIQFQFMKN
- the tmk gene encoding dTMP kinase, whose translation is MGYLITLEGGEGAGKSSILTRLASALEQQGHTVVCTREPGGIEIAEQIRKVILDRENVQMDPRTEALLYAAARRQHLVERIIPAMEAGKVVLCDRYIDSSLAYQGHARGLGIEEIYAINKFAIDEYMPDLTLYFDVEPAVGLARIEKDTGREVNRLDVESLKFHEAVREGYQLLVQQDPERIKVIDAGNSLDQVLADALYRVMEFVGTDEKSGNR